A stretch of Henckelia pumila isolate YLH828 chromosome 4, ASM3356847v2, whole genome shotgun sequence DNA encodes these proteins:
- the LOC140867278 gene encoding kinesin-like protein KIN-4A: MEANSSGVDCCVKVAVHIRPLLGDERLQGCKDCVTIVPGKPQVQIGSHSFTFDHVYGSTGSPSTAMYDECVAPLVDGLFQGYNATVLAYGQTGSGKTYTMGTNVRDGEQSGLIPKVMNSLFSKIETLKQEIEFQLHVSFIEIHKEEVRDLIDPNSANKQDIANGQAGKITIPGKPPIQIRETSDGVITLAGSTECSVKTLKEMADCLEQGSLSRATGSTNMNNQSSRSHAIFTITMEQMRSSNDGNLTDCMAEEYLCAKLHLVDLAGSERAKRTGSDGLRFKEGVHINKGLLALGNVISALGDEKKRKEGVHVPYRDSKLTRLLQDSLGGNSRTVMIACISPADINAEETLNTLKYANRARNIQNKPVINRDPISNEMMKMRQQLEYLQAELCARGGGISFDEIQVLKDKVAWLEATNEELNRELNKLRKKGGSIEQYDSDSKVRGNGIMKSEGLKRGLQSIESSDYQMSEGSDSGDTDEDTAKELEHTYIQNSMDKELDELNRQLEQKESEMKLFGCPDTMALKQHFGKKIMELEEEKRTVQNERDRLWAAVENLSANSDGQAQKLEDMHAQKLKALEAQIQDLKKKQENQVQLLKQKQKSDEAAKKLQEEIQCIKAQKVQLQQRIKQEAEQFRQWKASREKELLQLKKEGRRNEYERHKLQALNQRQKMVLQRKTEEAAMATKRLKELLEARKSSARDNSVTSNGHGNGINGQSNEKSMQRWIDHELEVMVNVHEVRYEYEKQSQVRTALAEELAVLRQVEEFASKGVSLPRGKNGFSRLSSMPPNARMARISSLESMLNISSNSLVAMASQLSEAEERERSATTRGRWNQLRSMGEAKNLLQYMFTYLGEARCQWWEKDIEIKEMKEQIKELVGLLRQSEVRRKEVENELKQTVAMALGTPPSGNSHKHIADDMTGSLSPIPVPAQKQLKYTAGIVNGSIRESAAFMDQTRKMVPMGQLSMKKLALVGHGGKLWRWKRSHHQWLLQFKWKWQKPWRLSELIRHSDETIMRARPRVQALSNVVYRNGR, from the exons ATGGAAGCTAATTCTTCTGGGGTGGATTGTTGTGTAAAAGTTGCGGTTCATATAAGGCCTTTGTTAGGAGATGAAAGGCTTCAGGGGTGTAAGGATTGTGTTACCATTGTACCTGGGAAGCCTCAG GTGCAAATTGGTTCGCACTCATTTACATTTGATCACGTTTATGGTAGTACTGGCTCACCCTCGACTGCAATGTACGATGAATGTGTCGCACCTTTGGTCGATGGCTTGTTTCAAGGTTACAATGCGACTGTTCTTGCGTATGGACAG ACAGGATCGGGAAAAACATACACCATGGGTACTAATGTCAGAGATGGAGAGCAAAGCGGACTAATTCCGAAAGTTATGAATTCTTTGTTCAGCAAGATTGAAACCTTGAAACAAGAGATTGAATTCCAATTACATGTCTCCTTTATTGAG ATTCACAAAGAAGAAGTAAGGGACTTAATCGACCCCAATTCTGCTAACAAACAAGATATAGCAAATGGACAGGCAGGAAAAATAACCATCCCCGGGAAACCTCCTATACAAATCCGTGAAACATCGGACGGTGTAATTACACTGGCTGGATCAACCGAGTGTAGTGTTAAAACTCTCAAAGAAATGGCTGATTGCCTGGAGCAAGGATCACTGAGCCGTGCAACAGGGAGTACAAATATGAACAATCAGTCAAG TCGCTCGCATGCCATTTTCACCATTACGATGGAGCAGATGCGCAGTTCTAATGACGGCAATCTAACCGACTGTATGGCTGAAGAGTATCTCTGTGCCAAGTTGCATTTGGTGGATCTTGCTGGATCAGAGCGTGCCAAGAGAACAGGCTCTGATGGTCTCCGTTTTAAAGAAG GAGTTCACATTAACAAGGGTCTTCTTGCTCTTGGTAATGTTATTAGCGCGCTTGGTGATGAGAAAAAGCGAAAAGAGGGTGTTCATGTGCCATATAGGGATAGCAAACTTACTCGGCTACTGCAG GATTCTCTTGGTGGCAATAGCAGAACTGTAATGATAG CGTGCATTAGTCCTGCGGATATAAACGCTGAAGAAACTCTTAACACTCTGAAGTATGCCAATCGTGCTCGAAATATCCAGAATAAACCTGTT ATTAACCGAGATCCAATATCTAACGAGATGATGAAGATGCGTCAACAACTGGAATATCTACAAGCTGAACTTTGTGCTCGCGGCGGAGGCATTTCCTTTGATGAAATACAG GTTCTCAAGGATAAAGTTGCTTGGCTTGAGGCAACTAATGAGGAGCTGAACCGGGAACTTAACAAACTCCGCAAAAAAGGCGGCAGTATTGAGCAATATGATTCTGATTCTAAG GTTCGTGGAAATGGTATAATGAAAAGTGAAGGGCTCAAAAGGGGATTGCAAAGTATAGAATCATCTGACTATCAAATGAGTGAAGGCA GTGATTCGGGAGATACGGATGAAGATACAGCCAAAGAGTTGGAGCATACTTACATACAGAATAGTATGGATAAAGAACTGGATGAATTAAATCGACAGTTGGAGCAGAAAGAG TCGGAAATGAAACTTTTTGGTTGCCCTGACACTATGGCTCTTAAGCAGCACTTTGGAAAGAAAATTATGGAACTCGAGGAGGAAAAAAGGACTGTACAG AACGAGAGAGATCGACTTTGGGCAGCAGTTGAAAACCTTTCTGCTAATTCTGATGGACAGGCACAAAAACTGGAAGACATGCATGCACAAAAATTGAAAGCTCTTGAAGCTCAG ATACAAgatcttaaaaaaaaacaagagaaCCAGGTTCAGCTTTTAAAGCAGAAACAGAAGAGTGATGAGGCTGCTAAAAAGTTACAAGAGGAAATACAATGCATCAAGGCACAAAAG GTTCAATTGCAACAAAGGATTAAACAAGAAGCTGAACAGTTTCGACAGTGGAAGGCATCTCGTGAAAAGGAACTACTGCAG TTAAAGAAGGAGGGCAGAAGAAACGAGTATGAGAGACATAAATTACAAGCATTGAATCAGCGACAAAAGATG gTTCTTCAGAGAAAAACTGAAGAAGCTGCAATGGCTACTAAGAGGTTGAAAGAGTTGCTGGAAGCACGTAAATCTTCAGCTCGTGACAACTCTG TGACTAGCAATGGACACGGAAATGGAATAAACGGTCAG AGTAATGAAAAGTCCATGCAGCGATGGATAGATCATGAGCTTGAAGTTATGGTTAATGTTCATGAAGTTCGTTACGAGTATGAGAAGCAAAGTCAAGT ACGAACCGCGTTGGCAGAAGAGTTGGCTGTTTTGAGACAAGTCGAAGAATTTGCTTCAAAGGGCGTTAGCCTCCCTAGAGGAAAAAATGGATTTTCTAG GTTATCTTCAATGCCACCAAATGCTAGAATGGCAAGAATTTCTTCTCTTGAAAGCATGCTGaatatttcatcaaattcaCTCGTAGCGATGGCTTCACAGCTTTCAGAGGCGGAAGAACGAGAACGTAGCGCCACTACTCGTGGACGATGGAATCAGCTACGTTCTATGGGGGAAGCGAAAAATCTACTGCAGTATATGTTCACTTATCTTGGCGAAGCAAG GTGCCAGTGGTGGGAAAAGGATATTGAAATCAAGGAGATGAAAGAACAGATAAAGGAACTTGTAGGCTTATTACGACAAAGTGAAGTGAGGAGGAAGGAAGTTGAGAACGAGTTAAAACAAACTGTTGCCATGGCACTGGGGACGCCACCTTCT GGAAACTCCCACAAACACATTGCCGATGATATGACTGGTTCTTTGTCTCCGATCCCAGTGCCAGCACAGAAACAACTTAAATATACAGCAGGAATTGTCAATGGCTCCATTAGAGAATCAGCAGCGTTCATGGATCAAACAAGAAAG ATGGTTCCCATGGGTCAGTTGTCAATGAAGAAATTAGCACTTGTTGGACATGGTGGAAAACTGTGGAGATGGAAGAGGAGTCATCATCAGTGGTTATTGCAGTTCAAGTGGAAGTGGCAAAAACCCTGGAGACTTTCAGAATTGATTAGACACAGCGATGAAACAATCATGCGTGCTCGGCCTCGCGTACAAGCTCTTTCCAACGTCGTGTATAGAAATGGTCGCTAG
- the LOC140866135 gene encoding uncharacterized protein At4g06744-like has translation MQKCLVRLIEVLIFSCMIIILIPLDFNVQVRCQKLEVGGGGDGGGLVRLQTTQPPAPSPSQASFLFADERLAAVYPVIQKFKNIIVSDPLNITSTWIGTDICNYQGFFCDAPPDNKSAIALASIDFNGFQLSAPTLDGFLDQLPDIALFHANSNSFSGTISPNIAKLPYLYELDISNNLLSGPFPAAILGINGLSFLDLRFNFFSGSVPSQLFTKELDVLFINNNNFLTRLPEYIGDDAHVLYLTLANNKFFGPIPRSISRIFSNLTEVLLLNNLLSGCLPYELGFLKQVVLLDAGKNLLTGPLPYSLGCLQKLEILNFAGNLLYGNVPEVLCSLGKLANLSLSDNYFTHVGPICLKLVKNGLLDVRKNCIPGLPLQRSVADCSAFFARPRYCPYSTATYEHIPCWIPRSDSAPLMALSELAPSPLP, from the coding sequence ATGCAGAAATGTTTGGTCAGATTAATTGAAGTTTTGATCTTCAGCTGCATGATAATTATCCTTATTCCCCTGGATTTCAATGTTCAAGTTCGCTGTCAAAAACTTGAAGTAGGCGGGGGCGGAGACGGTGGTGGGCTGGTAAGACTACAAACCACACAGCCACCTGCACCTTCTCCTTCACAGGCCTCATTTCTCTTTGCGGATGAAAGGCTTGCTGCAGTGTATCCTgtcatccaaaaattcaagaaCATCATAGTTTCGGATCCATTGAACATCACCTCCACCTGGATCGGGACTGACATATGCAATTACCAAGGATTTTTCTGTGATGCCCCTCCGGATAACAAATCCGCCATCGCGCTTGCTTCCATCGACTTCAATGGATTCCAATTATCAGCACCAACCCTCGACGGGTTTCTCGATCAGCTCCCGGATATAGCTCTTTTCCATGCAAATTCCAACAGTTTTTCGGGAACAATTTCTCCAAACATTGCCAAGCTACCTTATCTCTACGAGTTAGACATAAGTAACAACCTGTTATCAGGGCCATTTCCCGCTGCCATTTTAGGCATCAACGGCCTGTCTTTCTTGGACTTACGCTTCAATTTCTTCTCCGGCTCCGTCCCCTCCCAACTTTTCACCAAAGAACTAGACGTACTATTCatcaacaacaacaatttcttgACCAGGCTGCCCGAATACATTGGCGACGACGCACATGTTCTTTACCTCACCTTAGCTAATAACAAGTTTTTCGGCCCAATCCCACGTAGTATTTCCAGGATTTTCTCGAACTTAACAGAGGTTCTGCTCCTCAACAACTTACTAAGCGGCTGCCTGCCTTATGAACTCGGGTTCTTGAAACAGGTCGTTTTATTAGACGCTGGGAAAAATCTTTTAACCGGGCCGTTACCATATTCGCTGGGATGCTTGCAAAAGCTGGAGATTCTAAATTTTGCCGGAAATCTTTTGTACGGGAATGTGCCTGAAGTTTTGTGCAGCCTCGGAAAGTTGGCTAATCTTTCGCTGTCGGATAACTATTTCACGCACGTTGGTCCCATTTGTTTGAAACTGGTGAAGAATGGGTTGCTTGATGTGAGAAAAAATTGTATTCCTGGTCTGCCATTACAGAGATCAGTGGCAGATTGTTCCGCATTTTTCGCACGTCCGAGGTATTGTCCTTACAGTACTGCAACATATGAACATATCCCCTGTTGGATTCCTCGCTCTGACTCTGCTCCATTAATGGCCCTTTCGGAATTAGCTCCTTCACCACTTCCTTAG